In Thunnus thynnus chromosome 13, fThuThy2.1, whole genome shotgun sequence, the following proteins share a genomic window:
- the gucy2d gene encoding retinal guanylyl cyclase 1 — MASHRDPRFLHNLSYHPRWQHDSIKVKRKRDMRTVATNSCNEYSLFKSLSSLSSRSSQPQLPSSPVQRSKSWWGNWFLLPLFMLSFLPCQAWGTTFKVALVGPWTCDLLYSKALPDLAARLATSRINKDPYLNKGYWYDYTLVNEDCKSSRALARFAGLDGYGAAFLGPANPGYCSSAALYAKEWDVGILSWGCLKPNMENGETYPTFLRPLPLSSRVLFAVLRFFHWAHVAIISEETDLWEATGQELASSLRALGLPVNPVVTMEGDKDGPRKALTKVREADRVRVIIMCMPSVLIGGQAQYQLLTTALAMRMIDRGYVFIPYDTLLYSLPYNNASYYLLGNDTKIRKAYDGVLTITMDSGERNFREAFKHAQNSYEIRSSTPPEQVSPFFGTIYNMMYYTAMAVEQARAKRGRWVTGEILGESEGGFEYEGFNQPLWAGRNGEGMQARYVVLDYSGMGNTLYSTHTLDAQHTDGKTGALKYLGRSIHFAGSTPYKDSGCWFSPYFACSGGLDAATLFFLFLLFIVLFALGVNFFLHFKRNGRVGFSFGGGGGSGSSKVVLTLDDLVFINTQVSKRKINDESIMRSQLDMKTPHHSVSGRSYLASTPDSSNVAVFEGDWVWLKKCPSGAVSSVNNNTEFIFVQLRDMRHENLNLFLGLFLDSGIFGVVTEHCSRGSLEDLLNNEDVRLDWMFKSSLLMDLIRGMKYLHNRGILHGRLKSRNCVVDGRFVLKVTDYGFNEILIAQNVDNDEDKPENLLWTAPELLRSSSLRRKGTFQGDVYSFSIVMQEVISRSAPFCMLDMPPKEIISKVKEPPPLCRPVVSVDEAPLDVIQVMKQAWSEEPEKRPTFEDIFKQFKSITKGKKTNIIDSMLRMLEQYSSNLEDLIRERTEELEVERQKTDNLVAQMLPKSVAQALKTGKPVKPEHFSEVTLYFSDIVGFTTISALSEPIEVVDLLNDLYSLFDAIIGLHDVYKVETIGDAYMVASGVPTRNGNRHAAEMANMSLDILHCIGTFKMRHMPDVKVRIRIGLHSGPVVAGVVGLTMPRYCLFGDTVNTASRMESTGLSYRIHVNQSTVDILNSLKLGYKIDTRGLTELKGKGIENTYWLVGRQDFNKALPIPPDLQGGSNHGIGLEEIPLDRRQKFLDRQKKMG; from the exons ATGGCAAGTCACAGAGACCCTCGCTTTCTGCACAACCTGTCCTACCACCCACGATGGCAGCATGACTCAAtaaaagtaaagagaaaaagagacatgCGGACAGTGGCTACAAACAGTTGCAATGAGTATAGTCTGTTtaaatcattatcatcattatcatcaagATCATCACAACCACAGCTGCCATCATCCCCTGTGCAACGCTCCAAGAGCTGGTGGGGGAACTGGTTTCTTCTGCCCTTATTCATGCTCTCATTTCTGCCGTGTCAAGCTTGGGGGACCACTTTCAAGGTGGCACTGGTTGGACCCTGGACTTGTGACCTCTTATACTCCAAAGCTCTGCCTGACTTGGCAGCCCGTCTTGCCACCTCCCGCATCAATAAGGACCCCTACCTCAACAAAGGCTACTGGTATGACTACACGCTGGTCAATGAGGATTGCAAATCATCCCGTGCCCTCGCTCGTTTTGCTGGGCTGGATGGCTACGGTGCTGCTTTCCTAGGCCCAGCCAATCCAGGCTACTGCTCCTCAGCTGCTTTGTATGCAAAAGAGTGGGATGTTGGGATTCTCTCCTGGGGTTGCCTCAAACCAAACATGGAAAATGGAGAGACGTATCCCACCTTCCTGCGCCCGCTGCCACTGTCTTCCCGTGTACTTTTCGCTGTGTTGCGCTTCTTTCATTGGGCCCATGTGGCTATAATATCAGAGGAGACAGATTTGTGGGAAGCCACTGGACAAGAGCTGGCCTCGTCACTGAGGGCCCTCGGTCTGCCTGTCAACCCTGTGGTCACTATGGAGGGCGACAAGGACGGGCCTCGGAAAGCCCTGACAAAAGTGCGGGAAGCTGACCGGGTCAGAG TGATCATTATGTGCATGCCCTCTGTCCTGATTGGTGGCCAAGCCCAGTACCAACTTCTGACTACAGCCTTGGCCATGCGTATGATCGACCGTGGCTACGTCTTCATCCCCTATGACACCCTCCTCTACTCACTACCCTACAACAATGCATCCTACTATTTGCTAGGCAATGACACCAAAATACGGAAAGCCTATGACGGGGTCCTCACCATCACTATGGACTCCGGAGAACGCAATTTCCGTGAAGCCTTCAAACATGCTCAGAATAGCTATGAAATCCGCAGCAGCACCCCACCAGAGCAG GTTTCCCCATTCTTTGGCACCATCTACAACATGATGTACTACACAGCTATGGCTGTTGAGCAGGCCCGCGCCAAAAGAGGCCGCTGGGTAACCGGTGAGATCCTGGGTGAAAGCGAGGGTGGCTTTGAATATGAAGGCTTCAATCAGCCCTTGTGGGCTGGCAGGAACGGTGAAGGCATGCAGGCCCGCTATGTAGTGCTGGACTACAGTGGCATGGGCAACACTCTCTACTCCACTCACACTCTGGACGCCCAACATACAGATGGCAAGACTGGGGCCTTGAAATACCTTGGACGTTCGATCCATTTTGCAGGAAGCACGCCCTACAAAGACTCAGGTTGCTGGTTTAGTCCATACTTTGCCTGCAGTGGAG GACTGGATGCAGCCactctcttcttcctttttctactgttcattgttttgtttgcattggGAGTAAacttctttcttcatttcaA GAGAAACGGCAGAGTTGGGTTCAGCTTCGGAGGTGGTGGAGGTAGTGGATCATCAAAGGTAGTCCTGACCCTGGATGACCTGGTCTTCATCAACACTCAAGTCAGCAAACGG AAAATCAATGACGAAAGCATCATGAGGAGCCAGCTGGATATGAAGACACCTCATCACTCAGTGTCCGGTCGCAGCTACTTGGCGTCAACACCAGACAGCTCGaatgttgctgtgtttgag GGTGACTGGGTTTGGTTGAAGAAATGCCCCAGTGGAGCAGTATCAAGtgtcaacaacaacactgaGTTTATCTTTGTCCAG CTCAGAGACATGAGGCATGAGAACCTCAATCTGTTCCTGGGACTGTTCTTGGACTCTGGGATCTTTGGCGTTGTGACTGAACACTGCTCCAGGGGCAGCTTGGAGGACTTGCTCAACAATGAGGACGTGCGTCTTGACTGGATGTTCAAGTCTTCCTTGTTAATGGATCTGATCCGG GGGATGAAGTATCTGCACAATCGTGGCATCCTCCATGGACGGCTGAAATCCCGCAACTGTGTGGTAGATGGGCGCTTCGTGTTGAAGGTTACTGATTATGGATTCAATGAAATTTTGATTGCCCAAAACGTCGACAATGATGAGGACAAGCCCGAGA aTCTGCTCTGGACGGCTCCTGAGTTGCTGCGAAGTTCTAGTTTGAGAAGAAAGGGCACTTTCCAGGGAGATGTCTACAGCTTCTCCATTGTTATGCAGGAGGTCATTTCTCGCTCTGCACCTTTCTGCATGCTGGACATGCCTCCCAAGG AGATTATCAGCAAGGTCAAAGAGCCTCCTCCTTTGTGCCGGCCTGTTGTGTCAGTGGATGAGGCCCCGCTGGACGTGATACAGGTTATGAAACAGGCCTGGAGTGAAGAGCCAGAGAAGAGGCCGACCTTTGAGGATATCTTCAAACAG TTCAAGAGCATCACCAAGGGAAAGAAAACCAACATCATTGACTCTATGCTGCGCATGTTGGAGCAGTACTCTTCTAATTTGGAAGATCTGATTAGAGAAAGGACAGAGGAGCTGGaggtggagagacagaagaCTGACAATCTGGTGGCTCAGATGTTGCCCAA ATCTGTGGCCCAGGCACTGAAGACAGGGAAGCCTGTGAAACCCGAGCATTTCAGCGAAGTCACTCTGTACTTCAGTGACATCGTGGGCTTCACCACCATCTCAGCTCTCAGCGAGCCCATTGAGGTGGTTGACTTACTCAATGACCTCTACTCACTCTTTGATGCTATCATTGGTCTGCATGATGTGTACAAG GTGGAAACTATTGGAGATGCTTACATGGTAGCCTCAGGAGTACCAACCAGGAACGGCAACCGTCATGCAGCAGAGATGGCCAACATGTCTCTTGACATCCTCCATTGTATTGGGACCTTCAAGATGAGGCACATGCCTGACGTAAAAGTCAGGATTCGTATTGGCCTGCACTCTG GCCCAGTTGTTGCAGGGGTAGTGGGCCTTACAATGCCACGGTACTGTCTGTTTGGAGACACTGTCAACACAGCATCTCGAATGGAGTCCACAGGATTGT CTTACAGAATCCATGTTAACCAAAGCACAGTTGATATCCTGAACAGCTTGAAGCTGGGATACAAAATCGATACCAGAGGCCTCACAGAGTTGAAg GGAAAAGGGATTGAGAACACGTACTGGTTGGTCGGGAGGCAGGATTTCAACAAAGCTCTGCCCATTCCACCAGACCTTCAAGG GGGAAGCAATCATGGTATCGGTTTAGAGGAGATACCTCTTGACAGAAGACAAAAATTCCTGGATCGACAGAAGAAGATGGGCTAG
- the si:ch211-284e13.4 gene encoding insulin receptor substrate 1-B produces MENQAAEQQNYEDVQKSGYLRKHKSMHRRFFVLRAASEQGPARLEYYENEKKFRSKSPVPKKVLNLETCFNINKRADSKNKHMIVLYTRSESFAIAADSEEVQNEWYQAMLDLQCNCKTPEDYGSSGECSSPSPVPTFKEVWQVKVWPKGLGHARNLVGIYRLCLTDKTVNFVKINSDVAAVVLQLMNVRRCGHSENFFFIEVGRSAITGPGEFWMQVDDSVVAQNMHETLLEAMKALSEEFRQRSKSQSVGTSCGGGTASNPISVPSRRHHPNLPPSQVGFSRRARTETPGTGGSSTSTSPTSRHGFPRARTASIGARSEEGGASAKGTWASSSPSLNGSCSTTPTLRPKPTRAPTPAKITLSLARYTPNPAPSPAPSLSSSSGHGSECGLVGAAVGGMTVCSYPRVSQRVSVSGSPSDYGSSDEYGSSPGEHSLLVPSLSGHHVHGEGSSSYIVMGQREGLLGSHHRSKGRRILRRSSSRESEAERRLLSKRASLPLAAHERLTPHRKDEDDEDDEEYAIMSQSANRDRPDLHHGSGSLAVGGGQLDVVGENRKRADKSRREVDAGAALDSGYMSMLPGVTSPPVSLSLSIGMSDASAKPGADDEYMAMTPNNSVSPPQHIRQPSSEGYMVMSPNSSSSTDLHGLGMWDSRASMESRAASDYMNISPVSSRSACSTPPSHPEQHQLQPKMFNSYFSLPRAYQHTLYTRFEEDLNKGEGKKDSSGHDGAGRGGGVGYSKRNKIAVGSAGGCQLSMSSSSFSSSSASSESLEDKSISAGRGLSLLRTGAEYKSAGTSTKDGRHHQKRGSSSKSPKQQRRGRPLSVSSDITKANTLPRVKENLPPLVSQNVGEYVSIVFKEDNKYNGGRRVGSERRQPVIHGTLRPMNQPLLCHDNPANLPRSFSAPLSTSAEYVSMDLGKSSTPLTPVRSTFSTPQGPPAVAPKARHEHGTSSPLAAEGNAGYRSKGKMAEMPTDIATPFMDNKGSDPSISARPAIHSGQSVSMEQETGLGFSPVKSFQSPERSSRLVRGDPQGRRSHRSETFNSPPSLPRHPPSSTSLFPEGSQAASHRHGLDCSLWEDGQAASLSATPPPQASTSSSEQGLNYIDLDLAIKESPQAGVERTSAAYNIGGSAMGSSAGSSLNTYASIDFYKSEELRAHQNSRNDSQDS; encoded by the exons ATGGAGAACCAAGCAGCCGAGCAGCAGAATTATGAAGATGTACAGAAAAGCGGCTATCTCCGCAAGCATAAATCAATGCACCGGCGATTCTTCGTGCTGAGGGCGGCCTCGGAGCAAGGTCCTGCTCGGCTTGAGTATTATGAGAACGAGAAGAAATTCCGCAGTAAATCACCTGTGCCCAAAAAAGTCCTGAACCTGGAGACTTGCTTCAACATCAACAAGCGGGCAGATTCCAAGAACAAGCACATGATAGTCCTTTATACCCGCAGCGAGAGCTTTGCCATCGCTGCAGACAGCGAGGAGGTCCAAAATGAGTGGTACCAAGCAATGCTGGATCTCCAGTGCAACT gTAAAACTCCTGAGGACTATGGCAGTAGTGGAGAGTGTAGCTCTCCGTCTCCTGTTCCAACCTTCAAAGAAGTATGGCAGGTTAAGGTTTGGCCTAAAGGTCTTGGACATGCCAGGAACTTAGTGGGCATCTACCGGCTGTGCCTAACTGACAAGACAGTCAACTTTGTCAAAATCAACTCTGATGTGGCCGCGGTGGTGTTGCAGTTGATGAATGTTCGCAGGTGTGGCCATTCAGAGAATTTCTTCTTCATTGAGGTGGGTCGCTCAGCGATTACTGGCCCTGGAGAGTTCTGGATGCAGGTGGATGACTCTGTGGTGGCTCAGAACATGCATGAGACCCTGCTGGAGGCCATGAAGGCTCTAAGTGAAGAGTTCCGTCAGCGCAGTAAATCCCAATCTGTGGGAACGTCGTGTGGAGGCGGCACTGCTTCAAACCCCATCAGTGTCCCGAGCCGTCGTCATCATCCAAATCTGCCACCCAGCCAGGTGGGCTTCTCCAGACGAGCCCGCACAGAGACTCCCGGAACAGGAGGCAGCAGCACCAGCACATCACCTACGTCACGCCATGGATTCCCGAGGGCACGAACTGCCAGCATTGGGGCCAGGTCAGAGGAGGGTGGAGCAAGTGCCAAAGGAACATGGGCCAGTTCCAGCCCAAGTCTTAATGGTTCCTGCTCAACTACGCCAACACTGAGGCCCAAGCCCACCAGGGCCCCAACCCCTGCTAAGATTACCCTCAGTCTTGCACGTTACACACCAAACCCTGCTCCCTCTCCTGCACCAAGTCTGTCCTCCAGTTCTGGTCATGGCTCAGAGTGTGGTCTGGTGGGGGCAGCAGTGGGAGGCATGACAGTCTGCTCCTACCCTCGTGTTTCTCAGAGAGTTTCTGTTTCGGGTTCACCGAGCGACTACGGCTCCTCAGATGAATATGGTTCCAGTCCTGGGGAACACTCTCTGCTTGTGCCTAGTCTGTCTGGACATCATGTACATGGAGAAGGCTCCTCCAGCTATATAGTCATGGGACAGCGAGAAGGTCTCCTTGGTTCCCATCATCGCTCCAAAGGCCGACGGATTTTGCGGCGCTCATCCAGTCGGGAATCTGAGGCAGAACGCAGACTATTAAGTAAGAGGGCTTCCCTTCCTTTGGCAGCCCATGAACGACTGACCCCACATagaaaagatgaagatgatgaggatgatgaagaaTATGCCATCATGTCGCAGAGTGCTAACAGAGACAGACCTGATTTGCACCATGGCTCAGGGAGTCTGGCAGTGGGGGGTGGGCAGCTTGATGTGGTAGGGGAGAATAGGAAGAGGGCTGacaaaagcaggagagaagtGGATGCAGGAGCAGCTTTGGATAGTGGCTATATGTCAATGCTGCCTGGAGTGACATCTCCTCCTGTTTCACTATCTCTCTCGATAGGTATGTCTGATGCCAGTGCTAAACCTGGGGCAGATGATGAATACATGGCCATGACCCCCAACAACAGTGTGTCCCCCCCTCAACACATCCGCCAGCCCAGCTCAGAGGGCTACATGGTCATGTCCCCCAATAGTAGCAGCTCCACAGACCTACATGGACTGGGCATGTGGGATAGCAGGGCGAGCATGGAGAGCCGGGCTGCCAGTGACTATATGAACATCTCACCTGTCAGCAGCCGCTCTGCCTGCAGCACACCACCTTCCCACCCTGAGCAACACCAACTGCAACCAAAAATGTTCAATTCCTACTTCTCCCTGCCACGAGCTTATCAACATACTCTCTATACTCGCTTTGAGGAGGATTTAAACAAAGGGGAAGGAAAAAAGGACAGCAGTGGGCATGATGGTgctggaaggggagggggagtggGATACAGCAAGAGAAACAAAATAGCAGTGGGCTCTGCAGGAGGCTGCCAACTCTccatgtcttcttcttctttctcctccagctCAGCCAGCAGTGAAAGCCTAGAAGACAAGTCCATATCGGCAGGGAGAGGGTTAAGTTTATTAAGAACTGGAGCAGAATACAAGAGTGCGGGAACAAGCACAAAAGATGGCCGTCACCACCAAAAACGTGGTTCAAGTAGTAAGAGCCCAAAGCAACAAAGGAGGGGCCGTCCCCTCAGTGTGTCTTCAGACATTACTAAAGCAAACACCCTGCCCAGGGTGAAGGAGAATCTGCCGCCACTGGTGTCTCAGAACGTCGGTGAGTATGTCAGTATTGTGTTCAAGGAAGACAATAAGTATAACGGAGGAAGACGTGTGGGGTCCGAACGTAGGCAACCTGTGATCCATGGAACCTTAAGGCCCATGAATCAACCACTCCTCTGCCACGATAATCCTGCTAACCTTCCCCGCAGCTTCTCTGCACCGTTATCCACCTCTGCTGAATATGTCAGCATGGATTTAGGGAAGTCCTCAACCCCCCTGACTCCTGTTAGGTCCACATTCAGCACCCCACAGGGCCCACCAGCTGTTGCCCCCAAGGCCCGACATGAACACGGCACGTCCTCTCCTCTGGCTGCAGAGGGCAACGCCGGGTACCGATCAAAAGGAAAGATGGCAGAAATGCCAACAGACATCGCTACACCTTTTATGGACAACAAAGGTTCAGATCCCAGCATTTCAGCAAGACCTGCCATCCACTCTGGTCAATCCGTGTCCATGGAGCAGGAGACAGGTTTAGGCTTTTCTCCAGTCAAGTCCTTCCAGTCTCCTGAGCGGAGCAGCAGACTGGTCCGAGGTGACCCGCAGGGACGGCGAAGCCACCGCTCAGAGACATTTAACTCACCTCCCTCTCTGCCACGCCACCCACCCTCTTCTACCTCCCTCTTCCCAGAGGGCAGCCAGGCAGCGAGCCATCGGCATGGTTTGGACTGCTCACTGTGGGAGGACGGGCAGGCAGCTAGTTTGTCTGCCACACCTCCACCACAAGCCTCCACCTCATCGTCTGAACAAGGCCTTAACTATATTGACCTTGACTTGGCCATTAAGGAGAGCCCTCAAGCTGGAGTGGAGCGTACCTCTGCCGCCTACAACATTGGAGGAAGCGCTATGGGTAGCAGTGCTGGCTCCAGCCTCAACACTTATGCCAGTATTGATTTCTATAAGTCAGAAGAACTGAGAGCACACCAGAATAGTAGAAACGACAGTCAAG ATTCTTGA